One Deltaproteobacteria bacterium genomic region harbors:
- a CDS encoding DUF2252 family protein, producing the protein MFRAAHSLGLILVAMSFTAPASAREAQKLAELRQRLRADNAELIARDPARARAKLERMAESAYTYFRGFNADVQRAFADRDVALPRLVLNGDVHPMNFGPVRLRTGQLVFAPNDHDEAAFAPFAWDLRHGALGFELAGRELGFGKKVRAAAVQAFLAGYLATLEAYPVRAAAPLPSLEQPLPAVLRRFFADASARTPANVAARFLDGATGQFRASEKVTPRPELKAALAAPLRAYLRTLPPAAATELGRYELVDVAQKLTSGVGSLGLGRYLLALAPRAGRRGAPIVLELKEERRSAVALVAEPQGEAFAHHGERVLSARRRVLDGGERFDGATTYAGAGYLVTEVGPHECDLDWTTLRKSEVPEVARACGAALAASHARSQTLRPHRERSVAAQLLEALPAPQAFVEALARDAVVDADRTAKDYRRFLRLYRDGTLLPEAPGR; encoded by the coding sequence ATGTTCCGCGCCGCGCATTCTCTGGGCCTGATCCTGGTCGCCATGTCCTTCACCGCACCGGCCTCCGCCCGCGAAGCGCAAAAGCTCGCCGAGCTCCGACAGCGCCTGCGTGCCGACAACGCCGAACTCATCGCCCGCGACCCGGCGCGCGCGCGGGCCAAGCTGGAACGCATGGCCGAGTCGGCCTACACCTACTTCCGGGGCTTCAACGCCGACGTGCAGCGCGCCTTCGCCGACCGCGACGTCGCGCTGCCACGCCTCGTGCTGAACGGCGACGTGCACCCGATGAACTTCGGCCCGGTGCGGCTACGCACCGGCCAGCTCGTCTTCGCCCCCAACGACCACGACGAGGCGGCCTTCGCCCCCTTCGCCTGGGATCTGCGCCACGGCGCGCTCGGCTTCGAGCTCGCCGGTCGCGAGCTGGGGTTCGGCAAGAAGGTCCGCGCCGCCGCCGTGCAGGCCTTCCTCGCCGGCTACCTCGCCACCCTCGAGGCCTATCCGGTACGGGCCGCCGCGCCCCTCCCCTCCCTCGAGCAGCCGCTCCCCGCGGTCCTCCGCCGCTTCTTCGCCGACGCCTCGGCGCGCACGCCGGCGAACGTGGCGGCGCGCTTTCTCGACGGCGCCACCGGGCAGTTTCGCGCGAGCGAGAAGGTCACTCCGCGCCCCGAGCTGAAGGCCGCCCTGGCCGCCCCGCTCCGCGCGTACCTCCGCACGCTCCCTCCCGCCGCCGCGACCGAGCTCGGTCGCTACGAGCTCGTGGACGTGGCGCAAAAGCTCACCTCCGGGGTCGGGAGCCTGGGCCTCGGACGCTACCTCCTCGCGCTCGCGCCGCGGGCGGGGCGGCGCGGCGCCCCGATCGTCCTCGAGCTGAAGGAGGAGCGACGTTCGGCGGTGGCGCTCGTCGCCGAGCCGCAGGGCGAAGCCTTCGCCCACCACGGGGAACGCGTGCTGAGCGCGCGGCGCCGAGTTCTCGACGGGGGGGAGCGCTTCGACGGCGCGACGACCTACGCGGGGGCCGGTTACCTCGTCACCGAGGTGGGTCCGCACGAGTGCGACCTCGACTGGACGACGCTCCGCAAGTCCGAGGTGCCCGAGGTGGCCCGTGCTTGTGGGGCCGCGCTCGCCGCGAGTCACGCGCGCTCGCAGACGCTCCGACCACACCGCGAGCGCTCCGTGGCGGCCCAGCTCCTCGAGGCGCTCCCCGCGCCCCAGGCCTTCGTGGAAGCCCTCGCCCGCGACGCCGTCGTCGACGCCGACCGCACGGCCAAGGACTACCGTCGCTTCCTGCGCCTCTACCGCGACGGGACGCTCTTGCCCGAGGCTCCGGGGCGCTGA
- a CDS encoding alpha/beta fold hydrolase: MATIERGGARVRYDLLGEGPPLLLTHGLLTDGRLWAPLLPALASRYRVINVDLRGHRGSTAPSPFSLEDLADDCLAILDAEGLERAAVAGLSMGGMTAMRLALRAPERVAALLLLSTSADAERPRERLKYRAMAEIFRVVGSTSLFELPIRRLMFGRTALRERPEIAALQAQQTREHERTGLYHAVRAVMERGSIRDRLRELRCPSLVLVGDEDLTTPISRATRIGRSLPGARVHLLPRTGHLCTLEAPELVAEELLAFLAEVGW, from the coding sequence ATGGCCACCATCGAACGCGGCGGCGCGCGCGTGCGCTACGACCTGCTCGGCGAGGGTCCCCCGCTGCTCCTCACGCACGGCCTGCTCACCGACGGGCGGCTGTGGGCGCCGCTCCTGCCGGCGCTGGCCTCGCGCTATCGCGTGATCAACGTGGACCTGCGCGGCCACCGCGGCTCGACCGCTCCTTCCCCCTTCTCGCTCGAGGATCTGGCCGACGACTGCCTGGCGATCCTCGACGCCGAGGGGCTCGAGCGCGCGGCCGTGGCGGGGCTCTCGATGGGCGGCATGACGGCCATGCGCCTCGCGCTCAGGGCGCCAGAACGCGTGGCCGCCTTGCTGCTGCTGTCTACTTCGGCCGATGCCGAGCGCCCGCGCGAGCGGCTCAAGTACCGCGCCATGGCCGAGATCTTCCGCGTCGTGGGGAGCACCTCGCTCTTCGAGCTTCCGATCCGGCGCCTCATGTTCGGCCGCACCGCGCTGCGCGAGCGCCCCGAAATCGCCGCGCTCCAGGCCCAGCAGACGCGCGAACACGAACGCACGGGCCTCTACCACGCGGTGCGCGCGGTGATGGAGCGCGGTTCGATCCGGGACCGGCTCCGCGAGCTCCGCTGTCCGAGCCTCGTGCTCGTCGGCGACGAGGACCTCACCACGCCCATCTCGCGGGCCACGCGCATCGGCCGCAGCCTCCCCGGGGCGCGCGTGCACCTCCTGCCGCGCACGGGGCATCTCTGCACGCTGGAAGCCCCGGAGCTGGTGGCCGAGGAGCTGCTCGCTTTTCTCGCCGAGGTCGGCTGGTAG